The Hippoglossus stenolepis isolate QCI-W04-F060 chromosome 11, HSTE1.2, whole genome shotgun sequence genome includes a window with the following:
- the LOC118117373 gene encoding uncharacterized protein LOC118117373 produces MTLPGPNGGSLHFGANCAVPNSGPQDPGLHSNSQDPGPSFHPQHHVSARPFFYIHPPPPPPFLQYQWPMPFSYNPFAGYPGMGYGMVMPSFPPPPYMDPSAYLLPQPHIQAVDYRRLLHPQVHAPSAPFHNPNQTRRTRPPHTVQYRETMNSEVQTEPTHREAGGYGGGSPLASSDSGNGTTSNSPSSSSSPLKRDPASVENHNLPSSNAEDFQLNKASKSITVKHGSNIPHPTKTVHSCIRETQETQKSCTDTICQETVPPCRSAHCNMWSVSSSDSMVPLCSSSQEENEVAKERRVSIPDILMSWGGGTPQSKVIKMTDKMLPHCNHQVSSQTELEHERPLHRSPTVTQDAPVMTDSTHGNDAVGILSSKASETFFKILKLPKISDEQEDGNETNLEEDTPEVSHNEMPFNSYRMRRKMNESVWSVESLPLFAPSKEWLLQNGMLEPDVIVEMTEEAENCEQSGESDDLIVQAGKMKQHCRTPPKVPELDYEMYASEMKGPTQGQCITPENVPLISMTGLQNKIKSPLTAKDVDENGSSEPEANRSPNQEPLIVNGQKERSPCPLALEAVLLLNPTVRKEISFADHPIVQNVVDIEVEDETRGNEEVSRLRNEQLSVPVAKPIMTEVSPSKGHLVDCGIQCTELQEQCPCRGVMDDMETKRHRLKYSDVKMANNGQDEGFGGHVQRNQKRHYQRRNKVSEEYGRQQEAFSGYYGKSGKSRGGNGRNTRC; encoded by the exons ATGACTCTTCCAGGACCAAATGGCGGGAGCCTACACTTCGGCGCTAACTGTGCTGTACCAAACTCTGGGCCGCAGGATCCAGGACTGCACAGCAACAGTCAAGACCCTGGACCTTCATTTCATCCCCAACACCATGTCTCTGCACGCCCTTTCTTCTACAttcatcctccacctccacccccttTCCTCCAATACCAGTGGCCCATGCCCTTCTCATATAACCCATTTGCTGGCTATCCAGGCATGG GCTATGGTATGGTCATGCCCTCATTTCCCCCTCCCCCCTACATGGATCCTTCAGCCTACCTTCTTCCCCAGCCTCATATCCAAGCAGTTGACTACAGACGGTTGCTCCACCCCCAGGTCCATGCTCCTAGTGCTCCCTTCCACAACCCAAACCAGACCCGCAGAACTCGCCCcccacatacagtacagtacagagAAACCATGAACTCTGAGGTCCAGACAGagcccacacacagagaggcggGTGGTTATGGTGGAGGAAGCCCACTTGCCAGCTCAGATTCTGGTAATGGAACAACCTCAAACTCTCCATCTTCAAGCTCCAGTCCCCTAAAAAGAGACCCTGCCAGTGTTGAGAATCACAACTTGCCTAGCAGTAATGCAGAGGACTTCCAGCTTAACAAGGCCAGTAAAAGTATCACGGTGAAACATGGGAGCAACATCCCACATCCTACGAAGACTGTCCATTCATGTATCAGAGAAACTCAAGAAACACAAAAGAGCTGTACAGATACTATTTGTCAGGAGACTGTTCCCCCTTGCAGAAGCGCTCACTGTAATATGTGGTCGGTGAGTTCTTCGGATAGTATGGTCCCTCTCTGTAGCTCTTCTCAAGAAGAGAATGAGGTTGCCAAAGAGAGGCGTGTCTCTATTCCTGACATTCTGATGAGTTGGGGAGGTGGGACTCCACAATCCAAAGTGATAAAAATGACAGACAAGATGCTGCCTCATTGCAACCACCAGGTGTCGTCACAAACTGAATTGGAGCATGAAAGGCCTCTTCACCGGAGCCCGACTGTGACTCAGGATGCTCCAGTGATGACTGACAGTACTCATGGTAATGATGCCGTGGGTATCTTGAGTTCAAAGGCcagtgaaacattttttaagatCCTCAAACTACCTAAGATCTCAGATGAGCAAGAAGATGGCAATGAGACCAATCTAGAGGAAGACACTCCAGAAGTCAGTCACAATGAAATGCCTTTTAATAGCTACaggatgaggagaaaaatgAACGAGTCTGTTTGGTCTGTGGAGTCTCTACCTCTCTTTGCCCCCTCGAAGGAGTGGCTACTGCAGAATGGCATGCTAGAACCTGACGTAATTGTTGAGATGACAGAGGAAGCTGAAAATTGCGAACAGTCAGGAGAAAGTGACGACCTAATTGTCCAAGCTGGTAAGATGAAGCAGCATTGCAGGACTCCACCAAAGGTGCCAGAGTTGGATTATGAAATGTATGCTTCTGAAATGAAAGGACCAACACAAGGCCAATGCATAACTCCAGAAAACGTTCCCTTGATTTCCATGACTGGCCtgcagaacaaaataaaatctcccCTCACTGCCAAGGATGTGGATGAAAATGGGTCTTCTGAACCTGAGGCTAATCGAAGCCCAAACCAGGAACCTCTTATTGTAAATGGGCAAAAGGAGAGAAGCCCCTGTCCTCTTGCACTTGAGGCAGTTCTCCTCTTGAACCCTACAGTGAGAAAGGAAATCTCTTTTGCAGATCACCCGATTGTACAAAACGTAGTAGACATTGAGGTGGAGGATGAAACGCGTGGGAACGAAGAAGTCAGTCGTCTGAGAAATGAGCAGTTGAGTGTACCAGTGGCTAAACCGATTATGACTGAAGTGTCTCCATCAAAGGGACATTTAGTGGATTGTGGCATTCAGTGTACCGAGTTACAGGAGCAGTGTCCTTGTAGAGGGGTGATGGATGACATGGAAACAAAAAGGCATCGCTTAAAATATTCAG ATGTGAAGATGGCAAACAATGGACAGGATGAAGGATTTGGAGGACACGTGCAGAGAAACCAGAAGAGGCATTACCAGCGGAGGAACAAGGTTTCAG AAGAGTACGGCCGGCAGCAGGAAGCTTTCAGCGGCTACTATGGCAAATCTGGAAAATCGAGAG GTGGAAATGGAAGGAATACAAGGTGCTGA